The following are encoded together in the Salvia hispanica cultivar TCC Black 2014 chromosome 6, UniMelb_Shisp_WGS_1.0, whole genome shotgun sequence genome:
- the LOC125193438 gene encoding probable disease resistance protein At1g58602 isoform X2, which produces MIKKCMMEFGSESAGEGEDKGVVVGLEKDVQQLVFKVILSAEVCVIKKPILIKGMVGMGKTTLARKAYNHPAIIEKFKRRAWISLSSFTSRHEVVMELVRQLVTLDGDSLLLEEMDIQSLEQMLRRQLKEMPPWFIVLDNVLPEMCYESFLLVLARHLYISDECRLLITSCHQIEQQFYTHEMKALDSDKSWRLFLKTVDKFTSVENKFTKELERKGREMLKKCGGLPLAIIDVGREKAKQRLLGIEWEELFDSIDLCETLKKLEPMYNSLDGQLKSCFLHMSFFKENAITREEKLHHVWAANGVRIGTTPCASLADRSIIEVVHPYPEMFRVKRCRMNPLLHMLSIKKAEEEMDLEILRNNGNNRPLESPRHCVIHCGRAKFNHSTNQDKFSHSTNQDKCLVSLMFHGGGRYLDDAGKSYWKSFELLKILDLEDFGAKTLLESIGTLTELRYLGLRNNYIEEIPHSLGGLKRLEVLDIALNFMVEVPDIIKDMSSLRHLYMSDVIYWKPLEVDALQNLETLTFMSIYSWTYEASNLEKMTSLYKLGIEEIDENSDVSELFPALDTLKELTHLILSGFRFRMMSCLDEICVHNIQTLRLDGCIARLPSVDSFPREIKYLALVNTCLDEDPMPILMELPYLRRLKLRNAYNGRELVFNMSQLEILCISELWNLRKIQFVEYGMAGLQQLDIMNCPHLETLPEGIRLTYRLKKFKMVTSKHIATKIRNSDLVSKIVEVDINP; this is translated from the exons ATGATAAAAAAGTGCATGATGGAGTTTGGTTCAGAAAGTGCtggagaaggagaagacaaAGGTGTCGTGGTGGGCTTGGAGAAAGACGTGCAACAACTTGTGTTTAAAGTGATTCTTAGTGCAGAGGTATGTGTTATTAAAAAACCTATTCTTATCAAAGGGATGGTTGGTATGGGAAAAACAACTCTTGCGAGAAAAGCATACAACCATCCGGCTATCATTGAAAAATTCAAGCGCCGTGCATGGATAAGCCTTTCTAGTTTTACAAGTAGACATGAGGTGGTTATGGAACTGGTACGCCAGTTGGTTACACTTGATGGAGATTCATTGTTGCTGGAGGAGATGGACATCCAAAGTCTCGAACAGATGCTTCGCCGGCAGCTGAAAGAAATGCCGCCATGGTTTATAGTTCTCGACAACGTGCTGCCAGAAATGTGCTACGAATCCTTCTTGCTAGTCCTTGCACGCCACTTATACATAA GTGATGAATGTAGATTGTTGATCACCAGTTGCCATCAGATTGAACAACAGTTTTACACTCATGAGATGAAAGCTTTGGATTCTGATAAGAGCTGGCGATTGTTCTTGAAAACAGTTGATAAATTTACAAGTGTTGAGAACAAATTCACAAAGGAGTTGGAGAGGAAGGGCAGGGAgatgttaaaaaaatgtggGGGTTTGCCGCTTGCTATAATAGATGTTGGAAGGGAGAAAGCAAAGCAAAGACTTTTAGGGATTGAATGGGAAGAACtttttgattcaattgatttgtGTGAAACATTGAAGAAATTGGAACCGATGTATAATAGCTTGGATGGACAACTCAAGTCGTGTTTCTTGCATATGTCCTTTTTTAAGGAAAATGCAATAACGAGAGAAGAGAAGTTGCACCATGTTTGGGCTGCAAATGGAGTAAGAATAGGAACCACACCATGTGCCAGTTTAGCTGATCGATCCATTATTGAAGTCGTCCACCCGTACCCAGAGATGTTTAGAGTGAAAAGGTGTCGCATGAATCCTCTACTACACATGCTATCCATCAAAAAAGCAGAGGAGGAAATGGACCTTGAGATCTTAAGGAACAATGGAAATAATCGACCCTTAGAGAGCCCTCGTCATTGTGTTATTCATTGTGGCAGAGCCAAGTTTAATCACTCCACAAATCAAGACAAATTTAGTCACTCTACGAATCAAGACAAGTGTCTTGTTTCTCTCATGTTCCATGGAGGTGGTCGATACTTGGACGACGCAGGCAAGTCTTATTGGAAGAGTTTTGAACTCCTCAAAATACTCGACTTGGAAGATTTTGGGGCGAAGACTTTATTAGAATCTATCGGGACATTGACTGAGTTAAGGTATTTGGGATTGAGAAACAATTATATCGAAGAGATCCCACACTCGTTGGGGGGCTTGAAAAGGCTTGAGGTTCTCGATATAGCTTTAAACTTTATGGTGGAGGTGCCGGATATTATCAAGGATATGAGCAGCCTTCGTCATCTCTACATGTCTGATGTAATTTACTGGAAGCCTTTGGAAGTAGATGCACTACAAAATCTTGAGACCCTGACCTTCATGTCTATATATTCTTGGACATATGAAGCCTCGAACTTGGAGAAGATGACTAGTCTATATAAATTGGGtattgaagaaattgatgaaaacTCGGATGTAAGCGAGCTCTTTCCAGCACTAGATACGTTGAAGGAACTTACTCACCTTATTTTGAGTGGGTTTCGCTTCAGAATGATGTCTTGTTTGGACGAGATTTGTGTTCACAATATACAGACACTGAGGCTTGATGGATGCATAGCTAGGCTACCGAGTGTCGATAGTTTCCCTCGTGAGATAAAGTACTTGGCTTTGGTAAATACTTGTCTTGATGAGGACCCCATGCCAATACTAATGGAGTTGCCCTACCTAAGGCGCCTCAAACTGCGGAATGCATACAATGGTCGAGAATTGGTGTTCAATATGAGTCAACTTGAAATCTTGTGCATCAGTGAGTTGTGGAATCTGAGAAAAATACAATTTGTAGAATATGGAATGGCTGGCCTACAACAACTTGATATCATGAATTGTCCACATCTGGAGACCCTCCCAGAAGGTATTCGGTTGACGTACAGGCTGAAGAAGTTTAAAATGGTAACAAGCAAACACATCGCAACAAAGATTAGAAATTCAGACTTAGTCTCCAAAATAGTGGAAGTGGATATCAATCCATAG
- the LOC125195631 gene encoding probable disease resistance protein At1g59620 — translation MSEAIILGVIGELESFLIELPKTDDFIYYYPETLEALKEVIKELRMMSDFFRDNKSEEMSRLKNLLADFAEMAQVSAKHKSRQSLDALRMIKKRMMEFGVGNAVSSSESAGEEGDEGIVVGLEKDVQQLVFKVILSEEEWLLNKPVLIKGMVGMGKTTLARQVYKHAAVIENFKRCCAWVSLSSFTSRHEVSI, via the coding sequence ATGTCAGAAGCCATCATCTTAGGGGTGATAGGGGAACTGGAGAGCTTTCTGATTGAGTTGCCGAAGACCGAtgactttatttattactatccTGAAACACTAGAAGCCCTAAAAGAGGTAATAAAAGAGCTCAGAATGATGTCGGACTTCTTTAGAGACAATAAATCTGAAGAGATGAGCAGGCTAAAAAATTTGCTAGCTGACTTTGCTGAGATGGCTCAAGTTTCAGCAAAACACAAATCGCGACAGAGCCTAGATGCGCTTAGGATGATAAAAAAGCGCATGATGGAGTTTGGAGTTGGTAACGCGGTGAGTAGTTCAGAAAGTGCTGGAGAAGAAGGCGACGAAGGTATCGTGGTGGGCTTGGAGAAAGACGTGCAACAGCTTGTGTTTAAAGTGATTCTTAGTGAAGAAGAGTGGCTTCTTAATAAACCTGTTCTTATCAAAGGTATGGTTGGTATGGGAAAGACAACTCTTGCGAGACAAGTATACAAGCATGCGGCCGTCATTGAAAATTTCAAGCGCTGCTGCGCATGGGTAAGCCTTTCTAGTTTTACAAGTAGACATGAGGTTAGTATATAA
- the LOC125193438 gene encoding probable disease resistance protein At1g58602 isoform X1, with protein sequence MARVSAEHKSKLWLYDISEDLDALRMIKKCMMEFGSESAGEGEDKGVVVGLEKDVQQLVFKVILSAEVCVIKKPILIKGMVGMGKTTLARKAYNHPAIIEKFKRRAWISLSSFTSRHEVVMELVRQLVTLDGDSLLLEEMDIQSLEQMLRRQLKEMPPWFIVLDNVLPEMCYESFLLVLARHLYISDECRLLITSCHQIEQQFYTHEMKALDSDKSWRLFLKTVDKFTSVENKFTKELERKGREMLKKCGGLPLAIIDVGREKAKQRLLGIEWEELFDSIDLCETLKKLEPMYNSLDGQLKSCFLHMSFFKENAITREEKLHHVWAANGVRIGTTPCASLADRSIIEVVHPYPEMFRVKRCRMNPLLHMLSIKKAEEEMDLEILRNNGNNRPLESPRHCVIHCGRAKFNHSTNQDKFSHSTNQDKCLVSLMFHGGGRYLDDAGKSYWKSFELLKILDLEDFGAKTLLESIGTLTELRYLGLRNNYIEEIPHSLGGLKRLEVLDIALNFMVEVPDIIKDMSSLRHLYMSDVIYWKPLEVDALQNLETLTFMSIYSWTYEASNLEKMTSLYKLGIEEIDENSDVSELFPALDTLKELTHLILSGFRFRMMSCLDEICVHNIQTLRLDGCIARLPSVDSFPREIKYLALVNTCLDEDPMPILMELPYLRRLKLRNAYNGRELVFNMSQLEILCISELWNLRKIQFVEYGMAGLQQLDIMNCPHLETLPEGIRLTYRLKKFKMVTSKHIATKIRNSDLVSKIVEVDINP encoded by the exons ATGGCTAGAGTTTCAGCGGAACACAAATCGAAGCTGTGGCTTTATGATATCTCCGAGGACCTAGATGCGCTGAGGATGATAAAAAAGTGCATGATGGAGTTTGGTTCAGAAAGTGCtggagaaggagaagacaaAGGTGTCGTGGTGGGCTTGGAGAAAGACGTGCAACAACTTGTGTTTAAAGTGATTCTTAGTGCAGAGGTATGTGTTATTAAAAAACCTATTCTTATCAAAGGGATGGTTGGTATGGGAAAAACAACTCTTGCGAGAAAAGCATACAACCATCCGGCTATCATTGAAAAATTCAAGCGCCGTGCATGGATAAGCCTTTCTAGTTTTACAAGTAGACATGAGGTGGTTATGGAACTGGTACGCCAGTTGGTTACACTTGATGGAGATTCATTGTTGCTGGAGGAGATGGACATCCAAAGTCTCGAACAGATGCTTCGCCGGCAGCTGAAAGAAATGCCGCCATGGTTTATAGTTCTCGACAACGTGCTGCCAGAAATGTGCTACGAATCCTTCTTGCTAGTCCTTGCACGCCACTTATACATAA GTGATGAATGTAGATTGTTGATCACCAGTTGCCATCAGATTGAACAACAGTTTTACACTCATGAGATGAAAGCTTTGGATTCTGATAAGAGCTGGCGATTGTTCTTGAAAACAGTTGATAAATTTACAAGTGTTGAGAACAAATTCACAAAGGAGTTGGAGAGGAAGGGCAGGGAgatgttaaaaaaatgtggGGGTTTGCCGCTTGCTATAATAGATGTTGGAAGGGAGAAAGCAAAGCAAAGACTTTTAGGGATTGAATGGGAAGAACtttttgattcaattgatttgtGTGAAACATTGAAGAAATTGGAACCGATGTATAATAGCTTGGATGGACAACTCAAGTCGTGTTTCTTGCATATGTCCTTTTTTAAGGAAAATGCAATAACGAGAGAAGAGAAGTTGCACCATGTTTGGGCTGCAAATGGAGTAAGAATAGGAACCACACCATGTGCCAGTTTAGCTGATCGATCCATTATTGAAGTCGTCCACCCGTACCCAGAGATGTTTAGAGTGAAAAGGTGTCGCATGAATCCTCTACTACACATGCTATCCATCAAAAAAGCAGAGGAGGAAATGGACCTTGAGATCTTAAGGAACAATGGAAATAATCGACCCTTAGAGAGCCCTCGTCATTGTGTTATTCATTGTGGCAGAGCCAAGTTTAATCACTCCACAAATCAAGACAAATTTAGTCACTCTACGAATCAAGACAAGTGTCTTGTTTCTCTCATGTTCCATGGAGGTGGTCGATACTTGGACGACGCAGGCAAGTCTTATTGGAAGAGTTTTGAACTCCTCAAAATACTCGACTTGGAAGATTTTGGGGCGAAGACTTTATTAGAATCTATCGGGACATTGACTGAGTTAAGGTATTTGGGATTGAGAAACAATTATATCGAAGAGATCCCACACTCGTTGGGGGGCTTGAAAAGGCTTGAGGTTCTCGATATAGCTTTAAACTTTATGGTGGAGGTGCCGGATATTATCAAGGATATGAGCAGCCTTCGTCATCTCTACATGTCTGATGTAATTTACTGGAAGCCTTTGGAAGTAGATGCACTACAAAATCTTGAGACCCTGACCTTCATGTCTATATATTCTTGGACATATGAAGCCTCGAACTTGGAGAAGATGACTAGTCTATATAAATTGGGtattgaagaaattgatgaaaacTCGGATGTAAGCGAGCTCTTTCCAGCACTAGATACGTTGAAGGAACTTACTCACCTTATTTTGAGTGGGTTTCGCTTCAGAATGATGTCTTGTTTGGACGAGATTTGTGTTCACAATATACAGACACTGAGGCTTGATGGATGCATAGCTAGGCTACCGAGTGTCGATAGTTTCCCTCGTGAGATAAAGTACTTGGCTTTGGTAAATACTTGTCTTGATGAGGACCCCATGCCAATACTAATGGAGTTGCCCTACCTAAGGCGCCTCAAACTGCGGAATGCATACAATGGTCGAGAATTGGTGTTCAATATGAGTCAACTTGAAATCTTGTGCATCAGTGAGTTGTGGAATCTGAGAAAAATACAATTTGTAGAATATGGAATGGCTGGCCTACAACAACTTGATATCATGAATTGTCCACATCTGGAGACCCTCCCAGAAGGTATTCGGTTGACGTACAGGCTGAAGAAGTTTAAAATGGTAACAAGCAAACACATCGCAACAAAGATTAGAAATTCAGACTTAGTCTCCAAAATAGTGGAAGTGGATATCAATCCATAG
- the LOC125193439 gene encoding probable disease resistance protein At1g58602 has product MKALDSDKSWQLFLKTVNKITSVENKFTKELERKGKEMLKKCGGLPLALIDVGREKAKQRLLGIEWEELFDSIDLSKTLKLLEPMNNGLDEQLKSCFLHMSFFKENAIMREEKLHHIWAANRVRAGTTPCVSLADRSIIEVVHPYPERYRVKRCRMSPLLHMLSIKKAEEEIGLEILRNNGNSRPLESPRHRVIHCGRAKFNHSTIQDKYLVSLIFHGGGRYLDDAGQSYWKSFELLKILDMEDFGAKTLSESIGTLTELRYLGLRNNYVEEIPHSLGGLKRLEILDIALNFMVEVPDIIEEMGGLRLLNMSDVICRKPLKLDALQNLETLTFMSIYSWTYEASNLEKMTSLYKLGIEEIDENSDVSELFPSLAKLEKLNHLILRGFRFRMMSCLDEIRVLHRREEIRTLRLDGCIARLPSADSFPLKIEYLALVNTCLDEDPMPILMGLPYLRRLKLRNAYNGRELVFKMWQLEILCISELWNLREVRFEECEIAQLEQLEITNCPHLETLPQEIQSMSYLHKFKMVTTKHIATKIKDSDFLSKIVEVDISP; this is encoded by the coding sequence ATGAAAGCCTTGGATTCTGATAAGAGCTGGCAATTGTTTTTGAAAAcagttaataaaattacaagtgTTGAGAACAAATTCACAAAGGAGTTGGAGAGAAAGGGCAAAGAGATGCTGAAAAAATGTGGGGGTTTGCCGCTTGCTTTAATAGATGTTGGAAGGGAGAAAGCAAAGCAAAGACTTTTAGGGATTGAATGGGAAGAACtttttgattcaattgatttgagTAAAACATTGAAGTTGTTGGAACCGATGAATAATGGCTTGGATGAACAACTCAAGTCTTGTTTCTTGCATATGTCCTTTTTTaaggaaaatgcaataatgaGAGAAGAGAAGTTGCACCATATTTGGGCTGCAAATAGAGTAAGAGCAGGAACTACACCATGTGTCAGTTTAGCTGATCGATCCATTATTGAAGTCGTCCACCCGTACCCAGAAAGGTATAGAGTGAAAAGATGTCGCATGAGTCCTCTACTACACATGCTATCCATCAAAAAAGCAGAGGAGGAAATAGGCCTTGAGATCTTAAGGAACAATGGAAATAGTCGACCCTTAGAGAGCCCTCGTCATCGTGTTATTCATTGTGGCAGAGCCAAGTTTAATCACTCCACAATTCAAGACAAGTATCTTGTTTCTCTCATCTTCCATGGAGGTGGTCGATACTTGGACGACGCAGGCCAGTCTTATTGGAAGAGTTTTGAACTCCTCAAAATACTCGATATGGAAGATTTTGGGGCTAAGACTTTATCAGAATCTATCGGGACATTGACCGAGTTAAGGTATTTGGGATTGAGAAACAATTATGTGGAAGAGATCCCGCACTCGTTGGGGGGTTTGAAAAGGCTTGAGATTCTCGATATAGCTTTAAACTTTATGGTGGAGGTGCCGGATATTATCGAGGAAATGGGTGGCCTTCGTCTTCTCAACATGTCTGATGTGATTTGCAGAAAGCCTTTGAAATTAGATGCACTACAAAATCTTGAGACCCTGACCTTCATGTCTATATATTCTTGGACATATGAAGCCTCGAACTTGGAGAAGATGACTAGTCTGTATAAATTGGGtattgaagaaattgatgaaaacTCGGATGTAAGCGAGCTCTTTCCATCACTAGCTAAGTTGGAGAAACTTAATCACCTTATTCTGAGAGGGTTTCGCTTCAGAATGATGTCTTGTTTGGACGAGATTCGTGTTCTACATAGGCGTGAAGAGATACGAACTCTGAGGCTTGATGGATGCATAGCTAGACTACCAAGTGCCGATAGTTTCCCTCTTAAGATAGAGTACTTGGCTTTGGTAAATACTTGTCTTGATGAGGACCCCATGCCAATACTAATGGGGTTACCCTACCTAAGACGCCTCAAACTGCGGAATGCATACAATGGTCGAGAATTGGTGTTCAAGATGTGGCAACTTGAAATCTTGTGCATCAGTGAGTTGTGGAATCTGAGAGAAGTACGATTTGAAGAATGTGAAATTGCACAGCTCGAGCAACTAGAAATCACGAATTGTCCACATTTGGAGACACTCCCACAAGAAATTCAATCGATGAGTTATCTGCATAAGTTTAAGATGGTAACAACCAAACACATTGCAACAAAGATCAAAGATTCGGACTTTCTCTCCAAAATAGTGGAAGTGGATATCAGTCCATAA